In Erigeron canadensis isolate Cc75 chromosome 1, C_canadensis_v1, whole genome shotgun sequence, a single window of DNA contains:
- the LOC122584897 gene encoding protein PSK SIMULATOR 1-like has product MVAEPWLMKKFGNHQSNTSKSLHKSPNEEKPKNKIGILSFEVANVMSKTVHLHKSLTNSEISTLKNQTLKSTGIINLVSSDETYLLDLAFSEKLESLTFIANVVSRLGNKCSAPHLLGFQHVYNDIVSGSINVGDLGFLVKDMDGMVRKMERFVNLTAGLYKEMEVLNELESSIGKVVQEESRKVFEQKVAWQKQDVLHLKGVSLWNQSFDKIVEMLARTVCTLYARIIFVFAETIARRDMFNGNKGMGNGNGTGLYSCTSLSQVKGLPYDACSAKSSGVGVKVKTRKGEMSLFKCEDFNFACGMGPGRLFMECLNIGSPVSKVDDDFEDGYVGKAGDDRSSQVSGSCSVSSSVRKDMTNHMGRRVQMNGEQRFGKSNVMSSFKTGPKSRLMVQAPANTVGGSALALHYANVIIVIEKLLQYPHLVGEEARDDLYQMLPTSLRLGLKMSLKSYAKNLAIYDAPLAHDWKDRLDEILAWLAPLAHNMIRWQNERNFEQQQIVSRTNVLLLQTLYFADRTKTEAAICELLVGLNYICRYEHQQNALLDCASSFDFDDCMEWQTQY; this is encoded by the coding sequence ATGGTAGCAGAGCCTTGGTTAATGAAAAAGTTTGGAAACCACCAAAGCAACACTTCAAAATCTTTACACAAATCACCAAATgaagaaaaacccaaaaacaagataggaattttatcatttgaagtTGCAAATGTGATGTCAAAAACAGTACATCTTCACAAATCTTTAACAAATTCAGAGATCTCaactttgaaaaaccaaaccCTCAAATCCACAGGTATTATAAACTTGGTTTCATCAGATGAAACATATCTTCTAGATTTAGCATTTTCAGAAAAGCTTGAATCTTTAACCTTTATTGCTAATGTTGTTTCAAGATTAGGTAACAAATGTAGTGCACCACATTTGTTGGGGTTTCAACATGTTTATAATGATATTGTTTCTGggtccataaatgttggggatTTGGGGTTTTTGGTTAAGGATATGGATGGAATGGTGCGTAAAATGGAACGTTTCGTTAATCTGACAGCCGGTTTGTATAAAGAAATGGAGGTTTTGAATGAGTTGGAAAGTAGTATAGGGAAAGTTGTTCAAGAAGAAAGCCGGAAGGTTTTCGAGCAGAAAGTTGCTTGGCAGAAGCAAGATGTGTTGCATTTGAAAGGCGTTTCGCTGTGGAATCAAAGTTTCGATAAAATTGTGGAAATGCTTGCTAGAACTGTATGTACTCTTTATGCTcgaattatttttgtttttgctgAAACTATTGCTAGAAGAGATATGTTTAATGGTAACAAGGGTATGGGTAATGGTAATGGGACGGGTTTATATTCGTGTACTAGTTTAAGTCAAGTTAAGGGTTTACCTTATGATGCCTGTAGTGCGAAATCTAGTGGTGTTGGGGTTAAGGTGAAGACAAGAAAAGGGGAAATGAGTTTGTTCAAATGTGAGGATTTTAATTTTGCGTGTGGGATGGGACCAGGGAGATTGTTTATGGAATGTTTGAACATTGGAAGTCCAGTTTCAAAAgtggatgatgattttgaggatgGTTATGTTGGAAAAGCTGGTGATGATAGAAGCAGTCAGGTTTCCGGTTCTTGTAGTGTTTCAAGTAGTGTAAGGAAAGATATGACGAATCATATGGGACGGAGGGTACAAATGAATGGAGAACAGAGGTTTGGTAAGAGTAATGTGATGAGTAGCTTTAAAACTGGTCCAAAGAGCCGGTTAATGGTGCAAGCACCGGCAAATACTGTTGGAGGGTCTGCGTTGGCGTTACATTATGCTAACGTTATAATTGTCATTGAGAAGTTGCTTCAATATCCGCATTTAGTTGGTGAAGAAGCTAGAGATGATTTGTATCAAATGTTACCAACGAGCCTGCGGTTGGGTTTAAAGATGAGTTTAAAGTCTTATGCGAAAAATTTAGCGATATATGATGCGCCTCTTGCGCATGATTGGAAAGATAGGCTTGATGAGATACTTGCTTGGCTTGCACCTTTGGCGCACAATATGATTCGGTGGCAAAATGAGAGAAATTTCGAGCAACAACAAATTGTTTCCAGAACCAATGTGCTTCTTCTGCAAACATTGTATTTTGCTGATAGAACAAAGACGGAGGCAGCCATATGTGAACTACTTGTGgggttaaattatatatgtcgTTATGAGCATCAACAAAACGCCTTGTTGGATTGTGCTAgcagttttgattttgatgactGCATGGAGTGGCAAACTCAATACTGA
- the LOC122585116 gene encoding uncharacterized protein LOC122585116: MVAEPWLQKITNHVVTSKKSNKKSTKIQETIGILSFEIANLMSKTIRFHKSLTNSKLAKLKTDILTSDGVKTLVSPDETYLLDLVLSENLQELNFIARSVSRLGKKCTMQHLQGFEHVYIDIVNGKINVMDLGVIVKDMDATVRKMERFVNSTVKLYGEMQVLNELEIAIKKFQQNRHEESMKVFEQKLMWQVQDVRHLKDVSLWNQSFDKIVEMLARSVCTLYARLCFVFVDAIDRRDIFSSTSCRSLREKFDGIGSNSCNSSTFVEKKAISVRPQVETRKIEMNLLKDEDQFKFDCGLGPRKLLMECLSIGSSVSTMDDFDENGSIRTSNDRSSRVSGSCSVSSSVKKEVLSHSSSFNRAPFKVDSKGHKSSMMKSLKSVPQSRLMVQAPLKTVGGSGLALHYANVIIVIEKLIQYPHLVGEEARDDLYQMLPTSLRLRLRRNLKSCAKDLAIYDAPLAHDWKDRLDGILGWLAPMAHNMIRWQSERNYEQQQIVSRTNVLLLQTLYFADRDKTEAAMCELLVGLNYICRYEHQQNALMDCASSFDLDDCTDWQLQY; this comes from the coding sequence ATGGTGGCTGAACCATGGTTACAAAAAATCACAAACCATGTAGTAACATCCAAAAAATCCAACAAAAAGTCCACAAAAATACAAGAAACAATAGGAATCCTTTCATTTGAAATCGCgaatttaatgtcaaaaaccATTAGGTTCCACAAGTCTTTAACAAATTCCAAACTAGCTAAGCTAAAAACCGATATCCTTACCTCGGATGGGGTCAAAACTTTAGTATCCCCGGACGAAACATATCTTTTAGACCTTGTATTATCCGAAAACCTACAAGAGTTAAACTTTATAGCCCGGTCGGTCTCTAGGCTAGGAAAAAAGTGTACCATGCAACATCTTCAAGGATTTGAACatgtgtatatagatatagttaaTGGAAAAATCAATGTGATGGATTTAGGGGTCATAGTGAAGGATATGGATGCAACGGTTAGAAAAATGGAACGATTTGTTAATTCTACTGTTAAGTTATATGGAGAAATGCAGGTTTTGAATGAGTTAGAAATtgctataaaaaaatttcaacaaaatcgacatgaagaaagtatgaaagtCTTTGAGCAGaagctgatgtggcaagtaCAAGATGTTAGGCATTTGAAAGACGTTTCGTTATGGAATCAAAGTTTTGACAAGATTGTTGAGATGCTGGCAAGAAGTGTGTGTACATTATATGCAagattgtgttttgtttttgttgatgcTATTGACAGAAGAGACATATTTTCGAGTACTTCTTGTAGAAGTTTGCGGGAAAAGTTTGATGGAATTGGTAGTAATTCGTGTAATTCGAGTACTTTTGTTGAGAAGAAAGCAATTAGTGTTAGGCCTCAGGTTGAAACACGAAAAATTGAGATGAATCTGTTAAAAGATGAAGATCAGTTTAAATTTGATTGCGGTTTGGGGCCAAGGAAATTGCTTATGGAATGTTTAAGTATAGGCTCTTCAGTATCAACAATGgatgattttgatgaaaatggCTCTATTAGAACAAGTAACGATAGAAGTAGCCGTGTTTCAGGTTCTTGTAGTGTTTCAAGTAGCGTAAAGAAAGAGGTTTTGAGTCATTCGAGTTCATTTAATCGAGCTCCTTTCAAAGTAGACAGTAAAGGGCATAAGAGTAGTATGATGAAGAGTTTGAAAAGTGTCCCCCAGAGTAGATTAATGGTACAGGCTCCTCTGAAAACTGTTGGTGGGTCGGGTTTGGCTCTGCATTATGCAAACGTTATAATTGTTATTGAGAAGTTGATTCAATACCCACATTTGGTTGGTGAGGAAGCTAGAGATGATTTATATCAAATGTTACCAACGAGTTTAAGATTGCGTTTAAGGAGAAATTTGAAGTCTTGTGCAAAAGATTTAGCAATATATGATGCCCCTCTTGCGCATGATTGGAAAGACAGGCTAGATGGTATACTGGGATGGCTAGCACCAATGGCACACAACATGATTCGGTGGCAAAGTGAAAGGAATTACGAACAACAGCAAATCGTGTCAAGAACAAATGTTCTTCTGCTGCAAACTTTGTACTTTGCAGACAGGGATAAGACAGAGGCCGCCATGTGTGAGCTTCTTGTCGGGTTGAATTATATATGTCGTTATGAACATCAACAGAATGCTTTAATGGATTGTGCAAGCAGTTTCGACTTGGATGATTGCACAGACTGGCAATTGCAATATTGA
- the LOC122584845 gene encoding protein NLP4-like isoform X2 — protein sequence MDLRSVVDHQEEEEDMCPLLDFALKSGFTCCLCMPIFNSPSSLSSSCCVGVVECCMKQQSSKGLLLVFNYLKSVLETVGLCTFVVQHFRPYKTICGLNHATNEIEDALDIVCESHHLTYAQVWISYEDKNHVLFSSDTPRKQMFALKLSGYCVDLDDAHLFSSLMDYHDTCDTLPLKIGQGLSGRTLQVHEPVFYRNISELSDSGPLLLLPANNKCSCLTICLRSTHTGDLVDYAFEFLWPQRRNYLILLESLLLTLKQCLPSFMFSFGAKLGDEVRVVDVENSTVSIIKCFQFFHGIKLSRLSKTLVGRKGLVAKECTSSSELNCKTTSITGVKRKFGSTLEDVEVHGQNRLLKRKSRYLCTSQTELSEKCASSINSETSPCDEILTIKARNKVDDMITFFLPVSSATLAAVKKEIDKGFELSGCYSLWYLDEEEYWNELESDEHLRHSIGSMILANRSHVRLWVRKIIIS from the exons ATGGATCTGAGGAGTGTGGTTGATCACCAGGAAGAGGAGGAAGATATGTGTCCGTTGTTGGATTTTGCTTTGAAATCTGGATTCACTTGCTGTTTATGTATGCCTATTTTTAATTCTCCTTCTTCTCTAAGCTCTTCTTGTTGTGTTGGTGTTGTTGAGTGTTGTATGAAGCAGCAGTCATCTAAAGGTCTTCTTCTTGTCTTCAATTACTTGAAATCTGTACTAGAG ACAGTTGGCCTGTGTACATTTGTGGTACAACACTTTCGTCCTTACAAG ACTATATGCGGCCTTAATCATGCTACTAATGAAATTGAAGATGCATTAGATATTGTTTGTGAATCGCACCACCTAACTTATGCTCAAGTTTGGATCTCTTATGAGGACAAGAATCATGTGCTCTTTTCATCGGACACTCCAAGGAAACAAATGTTTGCACTTAAATTGAGTGGTTATTGTGTTGATTTGGATGATGCTCATCTTTTCTCTTCCCTTATGGATTATCATGATACTTGCGACACGCTTCCTTTGAAAATTGGACAGGGACTTTCCGGAAGAACGCTTCAAGTCCATGAACCAGTCTTCTACCGAAATATTAGTGAACTGAGTGATAGCGGGCCATTGCTGTTACTCCCTGCCAATAATAAATGTAGTTGCCTAACTATATGCTTGAGGAGCACCCACACTGGAGATCTTGTTGATTACGCATTTGAATTTTTATGGCCCCAAAGACGTAACTATCTTATCTTGTTGGAATCACTGCTACTAACACTGAAGCAGTGTTTGCCGAGTTTCATGTTTTCCTTTGGTGCTAAACTTGGtgatgaagtacgtgttgttgaTGTTGAGAACTCTACTGTAAGCATAattaaatgttttcagtttttcCATGGAATCAAGTTATCTCGATTATCAAAAACATTGGTAGGAAGAAAGGGACTGGTGGCCAAGGAATGCACTTCGTCTTCAGAGTTAAATTGCAAGACAACCTCAATAACCGGTGTCAAACGAAAATTTGGAAGCACACTGGAAGACGTTG AAGTGCATGGACAAAACCGGCTTTTGAAGAGAAAGTCAAGGTACTTGTGCACGAGTCAAACGGAGTTGAGTGAAAAATGCGCCAGTAGCATTAACAGTGAAACCTCTCCATGTGATGAGATTCTGACCATAAAAGCAAGAAATAAAGTCGACGACATGATCACATTCTTCCTCCCAGTCTCATCAGCAACACTAGCAGCCGTGAAGAAAGAAATCGATAAAGGGTTTGAGTTAAGCGGATGCTACAGTCTTTGGTACTTAGATGAGGAAGAATATTGGAACGAATTGGAATCTGATGAACACCTAAGGCATAGCATTGGCTCTATGATACTTGCAAACAGATCTCATGTTCGACTGTGGGTCAGGAagataatcatatcataa
- the LOC122584845 gene encoding protein NLP4-like isoform X1 yields MKMDYAPAVTAFLNHFPELVMDLRSVVDHQEEEEDMCPLLDFALKSGFTCCLCMPIFNSPSSLSSSCCVGVVECCMKQQSSKGLLLVFNYLKSVLETVGLCTFVVQHFRPYKTICGLNHATNEIEDALDIVCESHHLTYAQVWISYEDKNHVLFSSDTPRKQMFALKLSGYCVDLDDAHLFSSLMDYHDTCDTLPLKIGQGLSGRTLQVHEPVFYRNISELSDSGPLLLLPANNKCSCLTICLRSTHTGDLVDYAFEFLWPQRRNYLILLESLLLTLKQCLPSFMFSFGAKLGDEVRVVDVENSTVSIIKCFQFFHGIKLSRLSKTLVGRKGLVAKECTSSSELNCKTTSITGVKRKFGSTLEDVEVHGQNRLLKRKSRYLCTSQTELSEKCASSINSETSPCDEILTIKARNKVDDMITFFLPVSSATLAAVKKEIDKGFELSGCYSLWYLDEEEYWNELESDEHLRHSIGSMILANRSHVRLWVRKIIIS; encoded by the exons aTGAAAATGGATTATGCACCTGCCGTCACTGCATTCCTGAACCATTTCCCGGAGCTAGTTATGGATCTGAGGAGTGTGGTTGATCACCAGGAAGAGGAGGAAGATATGTGTCCGTTGTTGGATTTTGCTTTGAAATCTGGATTCACTTGCTGTTTATGTATGCCTATTTTTAATTCTCCTTCTTCTCTAAGCTCTTCTTGTTGTGTTGGTGTTGTTGAGTGTTGTATGAAGCAGCAGTCATCTAAAGGTCTTCTTCTTGTCTTCAATTACTTGAAATCTGTACTAGAG ACAGTTGGCCTGTGTACATTTGTGGTACAACACTTTCGTCCTTACAAG ACTATATGCGGCCTTAATCATGCTACTAATGAAATTGAAGATGCATTAGATATTGTTTGTGAATCGCACCACCTAACTTATGCTCAAGTTTGGATCTCTTATGAGGACAAGAATCATGTGCTCTTTTCATCGGACACTCCAAGGAAACAAATGTTTGCACTTAAATTGAGTGGTTATTGTGTTGATTTGGATGATGCTCATCTTTTCTCTTCCCTTATGGATTATCATGATACTTGCGACACGCTTCCTTTGAAAATTGGACAGGGACTTTCCGGAAGAACGCTTCAAGTCCATGAACCAGTCTTCTACCGAAATATTAGTGAACTGAGTGATAGCGGGCCATTGCTGTTACTCCCTGCCAATAATAAATGTAGTTGCCTAACTATATGCTTGAGGAGCACCCACACTGGAGATCTTGTTGATTACGCATTTGAATTTTTATGGCCCCAAAGACGTAACTATCTTATCTTGTTGGAATCACTGCTACTAACACTGAAGCAGTGTTTGCCGAGTTTCATGTTTTCCTTTGGTGCTAAACTTGGtgatgaagtacgtgttgttgaTGTTGAGAACTCTACTGTAAGCATAattaaatgttttcagtttttcCATGGAATCAAGTTATCTCGATTATCAAAAACATTGGTAGGAAGAAAGGGACTGGTGGCCAAGGAATGCACTTCGTCTTCAGAGTTAAATTGCAAGACAACCTCAATAACCGGTGTCAAACGAAAATTTGGAAGCACACTGGAAGACGTTG AAGTGCATGGACAAAACCGGCTTTTGAAGAGAAAGTCAAGGTACTTGTGCACGAGTCAAACGGAGTTGAGTGAAAAATGCGCCAGTAGCATTAACAGTGAAACCTCTCCATGTGATGAGATTCTGACCATAAAAGCAAGAAATAAAGTCGACGACATGATCACATTCTTCCTCCCAGTCTCATCAGCAACACTAGCAGCCGTGAAGAAAGAAATCGATAAAGGGTTTGAGTTAAGCGGATGCTACAGTCTTTGGTACTTAGATGAGGAAGAATATTGGAACGAATTGGAATCTGATGAACACCTAAGGCATAGCATTGGCTCTATGATACTTGCAAACAGATCTCATGTTCGACTGTGGGTCAGGAagataatcatatcataa
- the LOC122584845 gene encoding uncharacterized protein LOC122584845 isoform X3: protein MKQQSSKGLLLVFNYLKSVLETVGLCTFVVQHFRPYKTICGLNHATNEIEDALDIVCESHHLTYAQVWISYEDKNHVLFSSDTPRKQMFALKLSGYCVDLDDAHLFSSLMDYHDTCDTLPLKIGQGLSGRTLQVHEPVFYRNISELSDSGPLLLLPANNKCSCLTICLRSTHTGDLVDYAFEFLWPQRRNYLILLESLLLTLKQCLPSFMFSFGAKLGDEVRVVDVENSTVSIIKCFQFFHGIKLSRLSKTLVGRKGLVAKECTSSSELNCKTTSITGVKRKFGSTLEDVEVHGQNRLLKRKSRYLCTSQTELSEKCASSINSETSPCDEILTIKARNKVDDMITFFLPVSSATLAAVKKEIDKGFELSGCYSLWYLDEEEYWNELESDEHLRHSIGSMILANRSHVRLWVRKIIIS, encoded by the exons ATGAAGCAGCAGTCATCTAAAGGTCTTCTTCTTGTCTTCAATTACTTGAAATCTGTACTAGAG ACAGTTGGCCTGTGTACATTTGTGGTACAACACTTTCGTCCTTACAAG ACTATATGCGGCCTTAATCATGCTACTAATGAAATTGAAGATGCATTAGATATTGTTTGTGAATCGCACCACCTAACTTATGCTCAAGTTTGGATCTCTTATGAGGACAAGAATCATGTGCTCTTTTCATCGGACACTCCAAGGAAACAAATGTTTGCACTTAAATTGAGTGGTTATTGTGTTGATTTGGATGATGCTCATCTTTTCTCTTCCCTTATGGATTATCATGATACTTGCGACACGCTTCCTTTGAAAATTGGACAGGGACTTTCCGGAAGAACGCTTCAAGTCCATGAACCAGTCTTCTACCGAAATATTAGTGAACTGAGTGATAGCGGGCCATTGCTGTTACTCCCTGCCAATAATAAATGTAGTTGCCTAACTATATGCTTGAGGAGCACCCACACTGGAGATCTTGTTGATTACGCATTTGAATTTTTATGGCCCCAAAGACGTAACTATCTTATCTTGTTGGAATCACTGCTACTAACACTGAAGCAGTGTTTGCCGAGTTTCATGTTTTCCTTTGGTGCTAAACTTGGtgatgaagtacgtgttgttgaTGTTGAGAACTCTACTGTAAGCATAattaaatgttttcagtttttcCATGGAATCAAGTTATCTCGATTATCAAAAACATTGGTAGGAAGAAAGGGACTGGTGGCCAAGGAATGCACTTCGTCTTCAGAGTTAAATTGCAAGACAACCTCAATAACCGGTGTCAAACGAAAATTTGGAAGCACACTGGAAGACGTTG AAGTGCATGGACAAAACCGGCTTTTGAAGAGAAAGTCAAGGTACTTGTGCACGAGTCAAACGGAGTTGAGTGAAAAATGCGCCAGTAGCATTAACAGTGAAACCTCTCCATGTGATGAGATTCTGACCATAAAAGCAAGAAATAAAGTCGACGACATGATCACATTCTTCCTCCCAGTCTCATCAGCAACACTAGCAGCCGTGAAGAAAGAAATCGATAAAGGGTTTGAGTTAAGCGGATGCTACAGTCTTTGGTACTTAGATGAGGAAGAATATTGGAACGAATTGGAATCTGATGAACACCTAAGGCATAGCATTGGCTCTATGATACTTGCAAACAGATCTCATGTTCGACTGTGGGTCAGGAagataatcatatcataa
- the LOC122584845 gene encoding protein NLP6-like isoform X4, with protein MKMDYAPAVTAFLNHFPELVMDLRSVVDHQEEEEDMCPLLDFALKSGFTCCLCMPIFNSPSSLSSSCCVGVVECCMKQQSSKGLLLVFNYLKSVLETVGLCTFVVQHFRPYKTICGLNHATNEIEDALDIVCESHHLTYAQVWISYEDKNHVLFSSDTPRKQMFALKLSGYCVDLDDAHLFSSLMDYHDTCDTLPLKIGQGLSGRTLQVHEPVFYRNISELSDSGPLLLLPANNKCSCLTICLRSTHTGDLVDYAFEFLWPQRRNYLILLESLLLTLKQCLPSFMFSFGAKLGDEVRVVDVENSTVSIIKCFQFFHGIKLSRLSKTLVGRKGLVAKECTSSSELNCKTTSITGVKRKFGSTLEDKCMDKTGF; from the exons aTGAAAATGGATTATGCACCTGCCGTCACTGCATTCCTGAACCATTTCCCGGAGCTAGTTATGGATCTGAGGAGTGTGGTTGATCACCAGGAAGAGGAGGAAGATATGTGTCCGTTGTTGGATTTTGCTTTGAAATCTGGATTCACTTGCTGTTTATGTATGCCTATTTTTAATTCTCCTTCTTCTCTAAGCTCTTCTTGTTGTGTTGGTGTTGTTGAGTGTTGTATGAAGCAGCAGTCATCTAAAGGTCTTCTTCTTGTCTTCAATTACTTGAAATCTGTACTAGAG ACAGTTGGCCTGTGTACATTTGTGGTACAACACTTTCGTCCTTACAAG ACTATATGCGGCCTTAATCATGCTACTAATGAAATTGAAGATGCATTAGATATTGTTTGTGAATCGCACCACCTAACTTATGCTCAAGTTTGGATCTCTTATGAGGACAAGAATCATGTGCTCTTTTCATCGGACACTCCAAGGAAACAAATGTTTGCACTTAAATTGAGTGGTTATTGTGTTGATTTGGATGATGCTCATCTTTTCTCTTCCCTTATGGATTATCATGATACTTGCGACACGCTTCCTTTGAAAATTGGACAGGGACTTTCCGGAAGAACGCTTCAAGTCCATGAACCAGTCTTCTACCGAAATATTAGTGAACTGAGTGATAGCGGGCCATTGCTGTTACTCCCTGCCAATAATAAATGTAGTTGCCTAACTATATGCTTGAGGAGCACCCACACTGGAGATCTTGTTGATTACGCATTTGAATTTTTATGGCCCCAAAGACGTAACTATCTTATCTTGTTGGAATCACTGCTACTAACACTGAAGCAGTGTTTGCCGAGTTTCATGTTTTCCTTTGGTGCTAAACTTGGtgatgaagtacgtgttgttgaTGTTGAGAACTCTACTGTAAGCATAattaaatgttttcagtttttcCATGGAATCAAGTTATCTCGATTATCAAAAACATTGGTAGGAAGAAAGGGACTGGTGGCCAAGGAATGCACTTCGTCTTCAGAGTTAAATTGCAAGACAACCTCAATAACCGGTGTCAAACGAAAATTTGGAAGCACACTGGAAGAC AAGTGCATGGACAAAACCGGCTTTTGA